ATTCGATGCTGCTGCTGGACGGGCAGCTGTGCGGCAAGCCGGGAGATGTCGAGACCGCGCGCAAGCAATGGCAGGCGATGTCGGGCCGGACGGCACAGCTGCATTCGGGCCACGCCGTGCTCGTCGTGCGTGACGGTGCCGTCGCGCATCGCGTCGCCGATACCGGTATCACCGCGGTTTATTTCGGTTCACCCTCAGAGGCGGACCTCGAGGCATATCTCCAGAGTGGCGAACCGCTCGGTGTCGCAGGCGGTTTCACGCTCGACGGGCTGGGCGGCTGGTTCATCGACGGTATCGACGGAGACCCGTCCAATGTGATCGGGTTGAGCCTGCCGCTGCTGCGCCGGATGCTCGCCTCGGCTGGGGTGTCGATCGCCGATCTGTGGTCGTCCCACCCCCAGCGCTGACCGACTCACCCGACAGC
Above is a window of Mycolicibacterium boenickei DNA encoding:
- a CDS encoding Maf family protein, with protein sequence MTRVVLGSASTGRLGVLRQAGLDPLVVVSGVDEDAVMASLAGAPPEKVVSGLAAAKADEVFTHLPPAIAGDCVVIGCDSMLLLDGQLCGKPGDVETARKQWQAMSGRTAQLHSGHAVLVVRDGAVAHRVADTGITAVYFGSPSEADLEAYLQSGEPLGVAGGFTLDGLGGWFIDGIDGDPSNVIGLSLPLLRRMLASAGVSIADLWSSHPQR